A stretch of Saccharothrix texasensis DNA encodes these proteins:
- a CDS encoding TIGR04222 domain-containing membrane protein — MTFLWWYGPALVVAVVVGLRVKRVAGAVPDRPLSFEEIGYLGGGPVRAVEVALAGLVAENRARVSGPVAAAVPGEEQPATALQAVVLARLARPRDLDELVVGAATSGPARQLGQRLVAGGLLVSPRRRLARAVLAVVPVAALVVVAVLAGPGGWVTVTALSVAGVLGVLLLLGPPPVLTRRGARAYEEATAGLAPVDPAEVTARYGLVRSARAAEPPVPREGAARADTAVFDGERAEPIAPAETSQAPLPRRRRAVVVEPQRWQRRNGWLVAGGWFAGGWLAAQWLEGDDGGDSVDADFGGFGGFDA; from the coding sequence ATGACGTTCCTGTGGTGGTACGGCCCGGCGCTCGTCGTCGCGGTGGTGGTGGGCCTGCGGGTGAAGCGGGTCGCCGGCGCCGTGCCCGACCGGCCGCTGTCGTTCGAGGAGATCGGTTACCTCGGTGGCGGCCCGGTGCGGGCGGTCGAGGTGGCGTTGGCCGGGTTGGTGGCCGAGAACCGGGCGCGGGTGTCCGGTCCGGTGGCCGCGGCGGTGCCCGGCGAGGAGCAGCCGGCCACCGCGTTGCAGGCGGTCGTGCTCGCCCGGCTCGCCCGGCCGCGTGACCTGGACGAGCTCGTGGTCGGCGCGGCCACCAGCGGTCCCGCCCGGCAGCTCGGGCAACGCCTGGTCGCGGGAGGTCTGCTGGTCTCGCCGCGGCGGCGGTTGGCGCGGGCGGTGCTGGCGGTCGTGCCGGTGGCGGCGCTCGTGGTGGTCGCCGTCCTCGCGGGTCCGGGCGGGTGGGTGACGGTCACCGCGCTGTCGGTCGCCGGCGTGCTCGGGGTCCTGCTGCTGCTGGGTCCGCCGCCCGTCCTCACGCGGAGGGGCGCGCGAGCGTACGAGGAGGCCACGGCGGGCCTCGCCCCGGTCGACCCGGCCGAGGTGACCGCCCGTTACGGCCTGGTCCGGTCCGCGCGCGCCGCCGAGCCGCCCGTGCCGCGCGAGGGGGCGGCGCGGGCGGACACGGCGGTGTTCGACGGTGAACGGGCGGAACCGATCGCACCTGCGGAAACGTCTCAGGCACCACTCCCCCGGCGCAGGCGCGCCGTGGTGGTCGAACCGCAACGCTGGCAGCGGCGCAACGGGTGGCTGGTGGCAGGCGGGTGGTTCGCGGGTGGGTGGTTGGCCGCGCAGTGGTTGGAGGGCGATGACGGTGGCGACTCAGTGGACGCCGACTTCGGCGGGTTCGGCGGGTTCGACGCCTGA
- the ligD gene encoding non-homologous end-joining DNA ligase produces the protein MATQAVELNVGERVVRVSNPGKVYFPERGITKLQVVEYYLAVAEPLLRVLRDRPTTLKRYVDGVTGEAFYQKRLPKGAPEWVETARIKFPSGRPADEVCPTEPAVLAWAANLGTFDFHPWPVRRSDTDRPDELRVDLDPQPGTDFRDAVAVAMVLREVLGELGLTGYPKTSGGRGVHVAVRIRPEWDFVDVRHAVIALAREVERRMPDQATTSWWKEERGEKVFLDFNQAARDRTIASAWSVRGTPRATVSTPVTWDHLSTVDPDDFDVLTVPKYLEEHGDPHASLDDEAFGIERLLEWYAADDRGDMPYPPDYPKMPGEPPRVQPSRKRS, from the coding sequence GTGGCGACCCAGGCTGTGGAACTGAACGTGGGCGAGCGTGTGGTGCGGGTGTCCAACCCGGGCAAGGTCTACTTCCCCGAGCGTGGGATCACCAAGCTCCAGGTGGTCGAGTACTACCTGGCCGTCGCGGAACCGTTGCTGCGGGTGCTGCGCGACCGGCCGACGACGTTGAAGCGGTACGTCGACGGGGTGACCGGGGAGGCGTTCTACCAGAAGCGGTTGCCCAAGGGCGCGCCCGAGTGGGTCGAGACGGCGCGCATCAAGTTCCCCTCCGGGCGGCCCGCGGACGAGGTGTGCCCGACCGAGCCGGCCGTGCTGGCGTGGGCGGCGAACCTCGGCACGTTCGACTTCCACCCGTGGCCCGTGCGGCGGTCGGACACCGATCGGCCCGACGAGCTGCGCGTCGACCTCGACCCCCAGCCCGGCACCGACTTCCGGGACGCGGTGGCGGTCGCGATGGTGCTGCGGGAGGTGCTGGGCGAACTCGGCCTCACCGGCTACCCGAAGACGTCCGGCGGCCGCGGCGTCCACGTGGCCGTGCGCATCCGGCCCGAGTGGGACTTCGTGGACGTGCGGCACGCCGTGATCGCGTTGGCGCGCGAGGTGGAACGGCGCATGCCCGACCAGGCGACCACGTCCTGGTGGAAGGAAGAGCGCGGCGAGAAGGTCTTCCTCGACTTCAACCAAGCCGCCCGCGACCGCACCATCGCCTCCGCCTGGTCGGTCCGCGGCACGCCCCGCGCCACCGTGTCGACCCCCGTCACGTGGGACCACCTGTCCACTGTGGACCCCGACGACTTCGACGTGCTGACCGTGCCGAAGTACCTTGAGGAGCACGGCGACCCGCACGCGTCCCTGGACGACGAGGCGTTCGGCATCGAGCGCCTGCTGGAGTGGTACGCGGCCGACGACCGGGGCGACATGCCGTACCCCCCGGACTACCCGAAGATGCCCGGCGAGCCGCCGCGCGTGCAGCCGTCGCGGAAGCGCAGCTAG
- a CDS encoding acyl-CoA dehydrogenase family protein, with amino-acid sequence MDFTLDEEQKEIRDWVRTFVRKEVAPLEPEVLRRERLGRPGLTRDELKELQDKAKEAGFFGVLTPQEYGGMGLGALMTALLEAELGRTFVPFRFGGYADNILFHGNEEQKQRYLLPTISGERVSCFAITEPGAGSDAKAIRTSARKEGGEWVINGEKTFITQGNEADFVMVFAVTDKEKGADGGVTCFLVDRDMGWKSEPIPTMGQWGPAALVFDNVRVPEENVLGEVGRGFHLAMQWIGQGRYLLPARALGSCERLVEMAIEQAKTRVTFGQPIAEYQAIQWMLADSAVEIEALRWLVLHAAWLVDQGADSRQAQSMAKLYGGIKANEIVDRVLQIHGGMGYTRELPIERWYRELRLLRIYEGTDEIQRRTIARNLLKGHAKVTGTLG; translated from the coding sequence ATGGACTTCACGCTCGACGAGGAGCAGAAGGAGATCCGCGACTGGGTGCGGACCTTCGTGCGCAAGGAGGTGGCGCCGCTGGAGCCGGAGGTGCTGCGCCGCGAACGCCTGGGCCGGCCCGGTCTGACGCGTGACGAGCTGAAGGAGCTCCAGGACAAGGCGAAGGAGGCGGGCTTCTTCGGCGTGCTCACGCCGCAGGAGTACGGCGGCATGGGCCTGGGCGCGCTCATGACGGCGCTGCTGGAGGCCGAGCTGGGCCGGACGTTCGTGCCGTTCCGGTTCGGCGGGTACGCGGACAACATCCTGTTCCACGGCAACGAGGAGCAGAAGCAGCGCTACCTGCTGCCCACGATCTCCGGGGAGCGCGTGTCGTGCTTCGCGATCACCGAGCCCGGCGCGGGTTCCGACGCCAAGGCCATCCGCACGTCCGCCCGCAAGGAGGGCGGCGAGTGGGTGATCAACGGTGAGAAGACGTTCATCACGCAGGGCAACGAAGCCGACTTCGTGATGGTGTTCGCGGTGACGGACAAGGAGAAGGGCGCGGACGGCGGCGTCACGTGCTTCCTGGTCGACCGGGACATGGGCTGGAAGTCCGAGCCGATCCCGACCATGGGCCAGTGGGGTCCGGCCGCGCTGGTGTTCGACAACGTCCGCGTGCCCGAGGAGAACGTGCTCGGCGAGGTCGGCAGGGGCTTCCACCTGGCCATGCAGTGGATCGGCCAGGGCCGCTACCTGCTGCCCGCGCGGGCGCTCGGCTCGTGCGAGCGGCTGGTGGAGATGGCCATCGAGCAGGCCAAGACCCGGGTCACGTTCGGTCAGCCGATCGCCGAGTACCAGGCCATCCAGTGGATGCTCGCGGACTCGGCGGTGGAGATCGAGGCGCTGCGCTGGCTCGTGCTGCACGCGGCGTGGCTGGTCGACCAGGGCGCGGACTCGCGGCAGGCGCAGTCGATGGCGAAGCTGTACGGCGGCATCAAGGCGAACGAGATCGTGGACCGGGTCCTGCAGATCCACGGCGGCATGGGCTACACGCGCGAGCTGCCGATCGAGCGCTGGTACCGGGAGCTGCGGCTGCTGCGCATCTACGAGGGCACCGACGAGATCCAGCGCCGCACGATCGCCCGCAACCTGCTCAAGGGCCACGCGAAGGTGACCGGCACGCTCGGCTGA
- a CDS encoding alpha/beta fold hydrolase — MRSRSAPFESDLTRQRVTTPAGTFDAITSGPAAGRKVLLLHGGLECGIAWRHQLRALGAHGYLAVAPDLRGYSPGVRPRHPGAYALEHAARDVVEIADALGWTRFDLVGHDLGGLAAWVAAARFPLRVRTLTVVSAPHPGALAEALRTDPDQRRRWARLDHLREPGVAERALLADDAARLRAGWPPVIPPERVAQYVRKLTEPGALTAALNWHRANDLTAADADRDRPVSTPTRYLWGEDDAVFSPDTAQDTARWATGPYWFEVLPGAGRFVPEEAAERTTLHLLDHLAGY, encoded by the coding sequence ATGCGATCACGATCGGCGCCCTTCGAATCCGACCTGACGCGGCAGCGCGTCACGACACCCGCGGGCACGTTCGACGCCATCACGTCCGGCCCCGCCGCCGGCCGCAAGGTGTTGCTCCTGCACGGCGGGCTGGAGTGCGGGATCGCGTGGCGGCACCAACTGCGGGCGTTGGGCGCCCACGGGTACCTGGCGGTGGCGCCGGACCTGCGCGGCTACTCGCCGGGCGTCCGGCCGCGCCACCCGGGCGCGTACGCGCTGGAGCACGCGGCGCGTGACGTGGTCGAGATCGCGGACGCGCTGGGCTGGACGAGGTTCGACCTGGTCGGGCACGACCTGGGCGGGCTCGCGGCGTGGGTCGCGGCGGCGCGGTTCCCGCTGCGGGTGCGCACGTTGACGGTCGTGTCCGCGCCGCACCCCGGCGCTCTCGCCGAGGCGTTGCGCACGGACCCGGACCAGCGTCGCCGGTGGGCGCGCCTGGACCACCTGCGCGAGCCCGGCGTCGCCGAACGCGCCCTGCTGGCGGACGACGCCGCGCGGTTGCGGGCCGGCTGGCCGCCGGTGATCCCGCCGGAGCGGGTGGCGCAGTACGTGCGGAAGCTGACCGAGCCGGGCGCGCTGACCGCGGCGCTGAACTGGCACCGCGCCAACGACCTCACCGCCGCCGACGCCGACCGCGACCGCCCGGTGTCGACGCCGACGCGGTACCTGTGGGGTGAGGACGACGCGGTGTTCTCACCCGACACGGCGCAGGACACGGCGCGGTGGGCCACCGGGCCGTACTGGTTCGAGGTGCTGCCGGGCGCGGGCCGCTTCGTGCCGGAGGAGGCGGCGGAGCGGACGACGCTGCACCTGCTCGACCACCTGGCCGGCTACTGA
- a CDS encoding TetR family transcriptional regulator produces MPRSPILSASRIRTAALHIIDRDGLDGLSMRKLAAELGVQAASLYGHVSTKDDLLHEVAAGILERVDVSGFEGGDWRHGLRSCARSYRAALAAHPNIVPFLAYGPAHREASLRRLDVVHGGLVAAGWSRREATMIAASLMYLVFGAALSSFSSGFSDDQTFYRDRYPNLDKAHLLPAVARELDHDSFELALEAFVTGLAARAPG; encoded by the coding sequence ATGCCGAGGAGCCCGATCCTGAGTGCCTCGCGCATCCGGACCGCCGCGCTGCACATCATCGACCGGGACGGGCTCGACGGCCTGTCGATGCGCAAACTGGCCGCTGAGCTGGGCGTTCAGGCCGCGTCGCTGTACGGGCACGTCAGCACGAAGGACGACCTGCTGCACGAGGTGGCCGCCGGCATCCTCGAACGGGTCGACGTCTCCGGGTTCGAGGGCGGCGACTGGCGGCACGGCCTGCGCAGCTGCGCCCGTTCCTACCGGGCGGCACTGGCCGCGCACCCCAACATCGTGCCGTTCCTGGCGTACGGGCCGGCTCACCGCGAGGCGTCGCTGCGCCGGCTGGACGTGGTGCACGGCGGGCTCGTCGCCGCGGGCTGGTCACGGCGCGAGGCGACGATGATCGCCGCGTCGTTGATGTACCTGGTGTTCGGCGCGGCGCTGAGCTCGTTCTCCAGCGGCTTCTCGGACGACCAGACCTTCTACCGCGACCGGTACCCGAACCTGGACAAGGCCCACCTCCTGCCCGCCGTGGCCCGCGAACTGGACCACGACAGCTTCGAACTGGCGCTGGAGGCGTTCGTCACCGGCTTGGCGGCGCGAGCACCCGGCTGA
- a CDS encoding GntR family transcriptional regulator: MTPPLHLSLAGQAVDVLRELVLTGDIPPGTRVNEVELAQRLGISRGPLREAIRHLASEGLLVLAPHRGASVPVADEADVQALFELRTALECAAVELAASRRTEADVVRLRAVCEESRRAYSAGERFPYRLDLAFHQALLHAARSPRIAEQVRLVQQRVVLLRSGLRDDPPHQHASLDDHDALVAAIAAADPSRASDVMRKHLARVCAQMLTSLAQ; the protein is encoded by the coding sequence GTGACACCTCCCCTGCACTTGAGCTTGGCCGGTCAGGCCGTGGACGTGCTCCGCGAGCTGGTGCTGACCGGCGACATCCCGCCCGGCACGCGGGTGAACGAGGTCGAGCTGGCCCAGCGGCTGGGCATCTCCCGGGGGCCGCTGCGCGAGGCGATCCGGCACCTGGCGTCCGAAGGGCTGCTGGTGCTGGCGCCGCACCGGGGCGCTTCCGTGCCGGTCGCCGACGAAGCGGACGTGCAGGCGCTGTTCGAGCTGCGGACGGCGCTGGAGTGCGCGGCGGTCGAGCTGGCGGCGTCCCGGCGGACCGAGGCGGACGTGGTGCGGCTGCGCGCGGTGTGCGAGGAGTCGCGCCGGGCGTACTCGGCGGGCGAGCGCTTCCCGTACCGGCTGGACCTGGCGTTCCACCAGGCGTTGCTGCACGCGGCGCGCAGCCCCCGGATCGCCGAGCAGGTGCGGCTGGTGCAGCAGCGGGTGGTGCTGCTGCGCAGCGGCCTGCGCGACGACCCGCCGCACCAGCACGCGTCGTTGGACGACCACGACGCCCTGGTGGCCGCCATCGCCGCCGCCGACCCGTCCCGCGCGTCCGACGTCATGCGCAAGCACCTGGCCCGCGTCTGCGCCCAGATGCTCACCAGCCTCGCTCAGTAG
- a CDS encoding TIGR04222 domain-containing membrane protein, which yields MTVATQWTPTSAGSAGSTPEPGWEEQGFLVGGPGRAAEVAVVSLVEAGAVRISRAGLVSAVGRPGHGGSPVQARVLRSLPGSLGDVIAATAKSAEAQSLRPHLVDRGLVTPPVRRQVARRTRQLLIAAAVGAVIATIVLELPFPVALGAVFGGVVLTLVLGRVGRPLTPAGRRAVQRLKAVAVSPNRVALVACYGLLGKVERHHVWEVLGMSPAAAATLRRRSRGSASDGGGGASCGGGCGSCSSSSCGSGSSSGSDSGGSSCGGGGCGGGGGGD from the coding sequence ATGACGGTGGCGACTCAGTGGACGCCGACTTCGGCGGGTTCGGCGGGTTCGACGCCTGAGCCGGGGTGGGAGGAGCAGGGCTTCCTGGTCGGCGGACCGGGCCGGGCGGCCGAGGTCGCGGTGGTGTCCCTGGTCGAGGCGGGCGCCGTGCGGATCTCGCGCGCGGGCCTGGTCAGCGCGGTGGGCCGGCCCGGTCACGGCGGGAGCCCGGTGCAGGCGCGCGTGCTGCGCTCGCTGCCCGGCTCGCTGGGCGACGTGATCGCCGCGACGGCCAAGAGCGCCGAGGCGCAGTCGCTGCGGCCGCACCTGGTCGATCGGGGTCTGGTCACGCCGCCCGTGCGGCGGCAGGTGGCACGGCGGACGCGCCAGCTGCTGATCGCGGCGGCGGTCGGGGCCGTGATCGCGACGATCGTGCTGGAGCTGCCGTTCCCGGTGGCCCTCGGCGCGGTGTTCGGCGGGGTGGTGCTGACGCTCGTGCTGGGCCGGGTCGGCCGGCCGTTGACCCCCGCCGGCCGGCGCGCGGTGCAGCGGCTCAAGGCGGTCGCCGTGTCGCCGAACCGGGTCGCGCTGGTCGCGTGCTACGGGCTGTTGGGCAAGGTCGAGCGCCACCACGTGTGGGAGGTGCTCGGCATGTCGCCGGCCGCGGCGGCCACGCTTCGGCGACGGTCGCGCGGGAGCGCTTCCGACGGCGGCGGTGGCGCGTCGTGCGGCGGAGGGTGCGGCAGCTGCTCCAGCAGCAGCTGTGGTAGCGGTAGCAGCAGCGGTTCCGACAGCGGCGGCTCGTCGTGCGGCGGTGGCGGCTGCGGTGGCGGTGGCGGCGGCGACTGA
- the msrB gene encoding peptide-methionine (R)-S-oxide reductase MsrB codes for MEPVVGATPKVVHSELEWREILTPKEYAVLRDAGTEPAWVGEYTDTKTEGLYECRACGAELFRSDTKFDSHCGWPSFFSPLAGDSVILREDRAHGMVRTEVLCATCHSHLGHVFEGEGYATPTDQRYCINSVSLRLVETTGDRAD; via the coding sequence ATGGAACCTGTCGTCGGCGCCACCCCGAAGGTGGTCCACTCCGAGCTGGAGTGGCGGGAGATCCTGACCCCCAAGGAGTACGCGGTGCTGCGCGACGCGGGCACCGAGCCCGCCTGGGTCGGCGAGTACACGGACACCAAGACCGAGGGCCTCTACGAGTGCCGCGCGTGCGGCGCCGAGCTGTTCCGCAGCGACACCAAGTTCGACTCGCACTGCGGCTGGCCGTCGTTCTTCTCGCCGCTGGCCGGTGACTCGGTGATCCTGCGCGAGGACCGCGCGCACGGCATGGTCCGCACGGAGGTGTTGTGCGCGACCTGCCACAGCCACCTCGGGCACGTGTTCGAGGGTGAGGGCTACGCCACGCCAACGGATCAGCGCTACTGCATCAACTCGGTGAGTTTGCGTCTGGTCGAAACCACCGGTGATCGAGCAGACTGA
- a CDS encoding asparaginase has protein sequence MTHELVAEVWRGEFIESVHHGSVIALDRAGREALSLGRPHDTTYPRSSNKPVQALAMLRHGLDLEGELLALACASHSGEDFHVDGVHRVLRAHGLTEADLQCTPDVPIGEDALRSHLAAGRAKAPQYMNCSGKHAAMLATCVVNGWSTHDYLDPGHPLQRAIRDTLEELAGERVGAEGVDGCGAPLLGISLTGLARAFGALAGAPDGPEQRIARAMNAHPEWVGGTNRDVTKLMRAIPGAVAKDGAEGVYAIGLPTGEAVACKIADGSSRARAVVLVAALRKLGVDAPDELATFPVLGHGRPVGAVRPSPALAS, from the coding sequence ATGACGCACGAACTGGTCGCCGAGGTCTGGCGTGGCGAGTTCATCGAGTCCGTGCACCACGGTTCCGTCATCGCCCTCGACCGCGCGGGTCGGGAAGCGCTGTCCCTCGGCCGCCCGCACGACACCACCTACCCTCGCTCGTCCAACAAGCCGGTGCAGGCGCTGGCCATGCTCCGCCACGGCCTCGACCTGGAGGGCGAGCTGCTGGCCCTGGCCTGCGCGAGCCACTCCGGCGAGGACTTCCACGTCGACGGCGTGCACCGCGTCCTGCGCGCGCACGGCCTGACCGAGGCCGACCTCCAGTGCACACCGGACGTCCCGATCGGCGAGGACGCCCTCAGGTCGCACCTGGCGGCGGGCCGCGCCAAGGCGCCGCAGTACATGAACTGCTCGGGCAAGCACGCCGCCATGCTGGCCACCTGCGTGGTCAACGGGTGGTCGACCCACGACTACCTCGACCCCGGCCACCCCCTCCAGCGGGCCATCCGCGACACCCTGGAGGAACTGGCCGGCGAGCGCGTCGGCGCGGAAGGCGTCGACGGCTGCGGCGCGCCGCTGCTCGGCATCAGCCTCACCGGCCTGGCCAGGGCGTTCGGCGCGCTGGCCGGTGCGCCGGACGGTCCGGAGCAGCGGATCGCGCGGGCGATGAACGCCCACCCCGAGTGGGTCGGCGGCACGAACCGCGACGTCACGAAGCTCATGCGGGCGATCCCGGGCGCGGTGGCCAAGGACGGCGCGGAGGGCGTCTACGCGATCGGCCTGCCGACCGGCGAGGCCGTGGCGTGCAAGATCGCGGACGGGTCCAGCCGCGCCAGGGCGGTGGTCCTGGTGGCCGCGTTGCGCAAGCTGGGAGTGGACGCGCCGGACGAGCTGGCGACGTTCCCGGTGCTCGGTCACGGCCGCCCGGTCGGCGCCGTCCGACCGTCGCCCGCCCTGGCGAGTTGA
- a CDS encoding acyl-CoA dehydrogenase family protein translates to MDLRISDEHRQLKDLAHRFTEERIVPHATRWDRDEAIDRDLVPALGDVGFLGLGIDEAYGGSGGDHLAYCLVLEEVARGDSAVRGIISVSLGLVGKTLAKHGTEAQKQRWLPGLCSGRQLGCFGLTEPGTGSDAASLATKAVRDGDDWVITGRKVFITNGTWADVALIFARTGGPGPKGITAFLVPTDSPGFTATEIRGKLGMRGQATAELTLDQVRVGDADRLGDEGGGFKLAMAALDRGRMSVAAGCVGAARGALEVSVRYAKEREQFGKPIAGFQLVQELLADMAVETEAARLLTWRCADLADRGEPFGTEASMAKLYASEAAVRVANNAIQVFGGYGYVDEYPVGKYLRDTRVTTLYEGTSQIQKLLIGRALTGINAFA, encoded by the coding sequence GTGGATCTGCGCATCTCCGACGAACACCGGCAGCTCAAGGACCTGGCGCACCGGTTCACCGAGGAGCGGATCGTCCCGCACGCCACGCGCTGGGACCGGGACGAGGCCATCGACCGCGACCTGGTGCCCGCCCTGGGCGACGTCGGCTTCCTCGGTCTCGGCATCGACGAAGCGTACGGCGGCTCGGGCGGCGACCACCTGGCGTACTGCCTGGTGCTCGAGGAGGTCGCCCGCGGCGACTCGGCGGTGCGCGGCATCATCTCCGTCTCCCTCGGCCTGGTCGGCAAGACCCTCGCCAAGCACGGCACGGAGGCGCAGAAGCAGCGCTGGCTGCCGGGCCTGTGCTCGGGCCGCCAACTGGGCTGCTTCGGCCTGACCGAGCCCGGCACCGGCTCCGACGCCGCGTCGCTGGCCACCAAGGCCGTCCGCGACGGCGACGACTGGGTGATCACCGGGCGCAAGGTGTTCATCACCAACGGGACGTGGGCCGACGTGGCCCTCATCTTCGCCCGGACGGGTGGTCCCGGGCCCAAGGGGATCACCGCGTTCCTGGTGCCGACCGACTCCCCCGGCTTCACCGCCACCGAGATCCGCGGCAAGCTCGGCATGCGCGGCCAGGCCACCGCCGAGCTGACCCTCGACCAGGTCAGGGTGGGTGACGCCGACCGGCTCGGCGACGAGGGCGGTGGCTTCAAGCTGGCCATGGCCGCCCTCGACCGGGGCCGCATGTCCGTCGCCGCCGGGTGCGTGGGCGCCGCACGGGGCGCGCTGGAGGTCAGCGTGCGGTACGCCAAGGAGCGCGAGCAGTTCGGCAAGCCCATCGCCGGTTTCCAGCTCGTGCAGGAGCTCCTGGCCGACATGGCCGTGGAGACCGAGGCCGCCCGCCTGCTCACGTGGCGGTGCGCGGACCTCGCCGACCGGGGCGAGCCGTTCGGCACGGAGGCGTCCATGGCGAAGCTGTACGCCAGCGAAGCGGCCGTGCGGGTGGCGAACAACGCCATCCAGGTCTTCGGCGGGTACGGCTACGTCGACGAGTACCCGGTCGGCAAGTACCTGCGGGACACCCGCGTCACGACCCTCTACGAGGGCACCAGCCAGATCCAGAAGTTGCTCATCGGCCGGGCGCTGACCGGCATCAACGCGTTCGCGTAG
- a CDS encoding TIGR04222 domain-containing membrane protein → MERPWGLSGPEFLELYWIALAASLAFAIVVRVRLRGTRGDAPAGAPGLVDIAYLTGGPRRVVETSVASLIDSGALVPARSGSVRVVGEPVADHPVDRAVLADAKRYRYRTLTLLITSLAEQDEPREVGRRLADQGYLVAPDVVKRWLRAGVTPMALLFVVGVVRWINGQVINAPVWFLTLQLVLTGVLIWGLLQAAPVTRTAKGRAEVANARARGISGVWRTTGSANAAEVVALNGFDGHPNITLRVAARPRPRPRVASGGAYAAGSYTASSSGCGSGGGSSCSSGGGSSCGGGGCGGGGGG, encoded by the coding sequence GTGGAGCGACCGTGGGGGCTTTCAGGCCCGGAATTCCTTGAGCTGTACTGGATCGCGCTGGCCGCGTCGTTGGCCTTCGCGATCGTCGTCCGAGTGCGCCTGCGGGGGACGCGGGGAGACGCCCCCGCGGGCGCGCCCGGCTTGGTGGACATCGCCTACCTGACCGGCGGACCGCGGCGGGTCGTGGAGACGTCGGTCGCCTCGCTCATCGACTCGGGCGCCCTGGTGCCAGCGCGCAGCGGGTCCGTGCGCGTCGTCGGCGAGCCCGTCGCCGACCACCCGGTCGACCGGGCCGTGCTCGCCGACGCGAAGCGCTACCGCTACCGGACGTTGACGCTGCTGATCACGTCGTTGGCGGAGCAGGACGAGCCCCGCGAGGTCGGCCGGCGGCTGGCCGACCAGGGCTACCTGGTCGCGCCGGACGTGGTGAAGCGGTGGTTGCGGGCGGGTGTCACGCCGATGGCGCTGTTGTTCGTCGTCGGTGTGGTGCGCTGGATCAACGGACAGGTGATCAACGCGCCCGTGTGGTTCCTGACGTTGCAGCTCGTGCTGACGGGCGTGCTCATCTGGGGGCTGCTGCAGGCGGCCCCGGTGACGCGCACCGCGAAAGGCCGGGCCGAGGTGGCGAACGCCCGCGCGCGCGGGATCTCCGGGGTGTGGCGCACGACCGGCTCGGCGAACGCCGCCGAGGTGGTCGCCCTCAACGGTTTCGACGGCCACCCGAACATCACGTTGCGCGTGGCGGCACGTCCGCGTCCCCGCCCCCGGGTGGCGTCCGGCGGCGCTTACGCGGCCGGCTCGTACACCGCGTCGAGCAGCGGGTGCGGCAGCGGCGGCGGGAGCAGCTGTTCCAGCGGCGGTGGCAGCAGCTGCGGCGGGGGCGGCTGCGGTGGCGGCGGCGGGGGCTGA
- a CDS encoding tyrosine-type recombinase/integrase, protein MPELLADLAASFRRELRAAGKAERTIVLYGQSIRFFSDWLTEQGRRPDTDALTRHAIVGWLEALHDKQSPQTVLTRFKGLRRFVRWAVTEGEIPSDPMVGLEQPSAPAKPVPIIGDDEVVRLFKVTGGTTFTDRRDHAILRVLFDCGLRISECARLRVEDVDLDDHEVLYVIGKGSKPRAVPFGAKTARALDRYLRLRRAHRHAALPGLWLGQRGAFSVDGVEEALKRRGSQAGVADLHAHRFRHGWAHSWLAAGGQERDLMRLAGWTSEAMLDRYGASAAQERARAAHKRLALGDRI, encoded by the coding sequence ATGCCCGAGCTACTTGCCGATCTTGCTGCGTCGTTCCGGCGCGAGCTGCGTGCCGCCGGGAAGGCGGAGCGGACTATCGTCCTGTATGGACAGTCCATCCGGTTCTTCTCCGATTGGCTCACTGAGCAGGGGCGGCGTCCGGACACCGACGCGCTGACGAGGCATGCGATCGTCGGATGGCTTGAGGCACTGCACGACAAGCAGAGCCCTCAGACCGTTCTCACCCGGTTCAAAGGGCTCCGTCGGTTCGTCCGGTGGGCGGTGACCGAGGGCGAGATCCCCTCGGACCCGATGGTGGGACTGGAGCAGCCCAGTGCCCCGGCCAAGCCGGTGCCGATCATCGGTGACGACGAAGTGGTCCGCTTGTTCAAAGTCACCGGAGGTACGACGTTCACCGACCGCCGTGATCACGCCATTCTGCGCGTGCTGTTCGACTGCGGCCTGCGCATCTCGGAGTGTGCCCGCCTGCGGGTGGAGGACGTGGACCTGGACGACCACGAAGTGCTGTACGTGATCGGCAAGGGTTCCAAGCCTCGGGCAGTGCCGTTCGGTGCGAAGACCGCTCGCGCGCTGGACCGGTACCTGCGGCTGAGGAGAGCGCATCGGCACGCCGCGCTGCCCGGGTTGTGGTTGGGGCAGCGGGGTGCGTTCAGCGTGGACGGCGTCGAGGAGGCGCTGAAGAGGCGCGGCAGTCAGGCTGGTGTGGCGGATCTGCACGCACACCGCTTCCGGCATGGTTGGGCGCATTCGTGGCTTGCTGCGGGTGGTCAGGAACGCGATTTGATGAGGTTGGCGGGCTGGACGTCGGAGGCGATGCTAGATCGTTACGGAGCATCGGCCGCGCAGGAGCGGGCACGCGCAGCGCACAAAAGGCTAGCTTTGGGCGACCGAATCTGA